A single window of Bacteroides intestinalis DSM 17393 DNA harbors:
- a CDS encoding family 43 glycosylhydrolase — protein MDFGLFFISMPFALKGQEIPKYYDNPVLSGFNPDPSICRVNDDYYMVTSSFIWYPGIPIYHSKDLVNWEVIGHAIDRPDMIDMNGLNDNDGIWAVTIRYHNGIFYLITTAHKNGEHFYITATDPKEPWSAPVWLKDTAGIDPSLFWDDDGRCYYTGNFWDFKKS, from the coding sequence ATGGATTTCGGCCTATTTTTCATTTCCATGCCCTTTGCTCTAAAAGGGCAGGAGATTCCTAAGTATTACGACAACCCGGTACTGTCGGGATTCAATCCTGACCCTTCAATTTGTAGGGTTAATGATGACTATTACATGGTCACTTCTTCCTTCATCTGGTACCCCGGAATCCCCATTTATCATAGCAAAGACCTTGTAAATTGGGAAGTTATAGGACATGCTATTGATCGTCCCGACATGATAGACATGAATGGATTGAATGATAACGATGGCATCTGGGCAGTTACTATACGTTATCATAACGGAATTTTCTATCTGATTACCACTGCTCATAAAAACGGAGAACATTTCTACATAACTGCCACTGATCCCAAAGAACCATGGTCTGCCCCTGTATGGCTGAAAGATACAGCAGGAATTGATCCTTCCTTATTCTGGGATGATGATGGCAGATGTTACTATACAGGTAATTTCTGGGATTTCAAAAAATCATGA
- a CDS encoding beta-xylosidase family glycoside hydrolase, with protein MPQKAFHNLANGQLALTLQPEIVDSLVNSAMIIQKTKHHQFKATTLLNFQTKKDNEQAGLILYRTANGYYSLLKDKSGIVLIKKHLGKKEIIEHIPYNKQEVFLSVAVNSTEIQFSFGETQQHMTNIGSIQNVAPLSDNKFNKFNGTGVGVYATSNGKQSRNKALNDWFEYISDKN; from the coding sequence ATACCTCAAAAGGCATTCCATAATCTGGCAAACGGTCAACTGGCTTTGACATTACAACCAGAAATAGTAGACAGCCTAGTAAATTCAGCTATGATTATACAGAAAACCAAGCATCATCAATTCAAGGCAACTACCCTGTTGAATTTTCAGACAAAGAAAGATAATGAACAGGCTGGATTGATTCTTTACCGAACTGCCAACGGATATTACAGTCTGCTGAAAGATAAGTCCGGCATTGTTTTAATAAAGAAACACCTTGGAAAAAAAGAGATTATCGAACATATCCCATATAACAAACAAGAGGTGTTTTTATCTGTAGCAGTTAATAGTACAGAAATACAGTTCAGCTTTGGAGAGACTCAGCAGCATATGACAAATATTGGCAGTATTCAGAATGTAGCACCTTTATCGGATAACAAATTCAATAAATTCAACGGTACCGGTGTTGGAGTATATGCTACGAGCAATGGGAAACAATCTAGAAATAAAGCTCTCAATGATTGGTTTGAATATATTTCAGACAAAAATTAA
- a CDS encoding exo-beta-1,4-galactosidase has protein sequence MLSLLSVLQMGAQKTIDLSGDWNFEIDRQDIGEKEKWFNQALKDMIELPGSMPERLKGDDVTVCTRWTGSLYDSSYYYNPYMEKYRREGNVKLPFFLTPDKHYVGVAWYQKEINLPKDWKKDRIVLFLERPHIESTVWVNGHKVGMQNSLCVAHVYDVTQFMSPGKCRIAIRIDNRIKDINVGPDSHSITDQTQGNWNGIVGRICLQTTPKVYLEDIQVYSEPEQKVARVKLLIKSSDKSTAIAQVKLSARSFNTEQRHVLPTVTHDVKVMNGIAEQEIVLPMGDDMLLWDEFNPALYKLTAEISTGKGKEVKEIQFGMRRFEIKGKWFYVNGRKTMLRGTVENCDFPLTGYAPMDVESWERVFRICRSYGLNHMRFHSFCPPEAAFIAADLVGFYLQPEGPSWPNHGPKLGLGQPIDKYLMDETIALTKAYGNYASYCMLACGNEPSGRWVDWVTKFVDYWENTDPRRVYTGASVGGGWQWQPRNQYHVKAGARGLTWRQKRPQTNDDYHMQSRIDTVSQPYVSHETGQWCVFPNFNEIRKYTGVNKARNFEIFRDILNDNQMGEQAHCFMMASGKLQTLCYKYEIEKTLRTPDYAGFQLLALNDYSGQGTALVGVLDVFFEEKGYINAQEWRRFCSPTVPLMRTDKFVYTNDEAFVADIEIAHFGEKALKHAPVTYTIKDVYGKVYTRNTLGNKDIPIGNLHVLGHIEFPLGEIKKPTELNLEVRIEGTEAVNDWNFWVYPKKVELVQNDVYTTDTLDTKALDILQSGGKVLILAAGKVSYGKEVSQMFTPVFWNTSWFKMRPPHTTGILVNPKHPLFREFPTEYHSNLQWWELLNRAQVMQFTDFPADFQPTIQSIDTWFLSRKIGMLFEAKVLNGKLIMSTMDLTTNTDERIVARQMHKAILDYMNSDHFRPMYTIEPERISDLFKKVAGDVKSYTKGSPDELKPKIN, from the coding sequence ATGCTGTCGCTTCTATCCGTTCTTCAGATGGGAGCGCAGAAGACAATTGATTTATCCGGAGACTGGAATTTTGAAATAGACAGGCAGGATATAGGAGAGAAAGAAAAGTGGTTTAACCAAGCACTGAAAGATATGATTGAGTTGCCCGGTTCAATGCCCGAAAGATTAAAGGGAGATGATGTAACGGTTTGCACCCGGTGGACCGGAAGTCTTTATGACAGTTCCTATTATTACAATCCGTATATGGAGAAGTATCGCAGAGAAGGAAATGTGAAGCTACCCTTCTTCTTAACTCCTGATAAACATTATGTAGGAGTAGCGTGGTACCAAAAAGAAATTAATCTCCCTAAAGATTGGAAGAAAGACCGTATTGTGCTGTTTCTGGAACGTCCGCATATTGAGTCTACTGTTTGGGTGAATGGTCATAAAGTAGGAATGCAGAATAGTTTATGTGTGGCGCATGTATATGATGTTACACAGTTTATGAGCCCTGGTAAATGCAGGATAGCTATCCGGATAGATAATCGTATCAAAGATATAAATGTAGGACCTGATTCACACAGTATCACCGACCAGACGCAGGGAAACTGGAATGGAATAGTTGGGCGTATCTGTTTACAGACTACTCCAAAGGTTTATTTAGAAGATATTCAGGTATATTCGGAACCGGAGCAAAAGGTGGCAAGAGTGAAACTTCTGATAAAATCCTCGGATAAAAGTACTGCAATTGCTCAGGTGAAGTTGTCAGCAAGGAGCTTTAATACGGAACAGCGTCATGTACTTCCGACTGTTACCCACGATGTAAAAGTGATGAATGGCATCGCGGAGCAAGAGATTGTTTTACCTATGGGAGATGATATGTTGCTTTGGGATGAATTTAATCCGGCATTGTATAAACTGACGGCTGAAATCAGTACCGGCAAAGGGAAAGAGGTAAAAGAAATTCAGTTTGGTATGCGCCGTTTTGAGATTAAAGGTAAATGGTTCTATGTGAACGGTCGTAAAACGATGTTACGCGGAACAGTAGAGAATTGCGATTTCCCTTTAACAGGTTATGCACCTATGGATGTGGAAAGTTGGGAAAGGGTTTTTCGCATTTGTCGTAGTTATGGATTGAATCATATGCGGTTTCATTCTTTCTGTCCTCCTGAAGCAGCTTTCATAGCTGCCGACCTTGTGGGATTCTATTTGCAGCCTGAAGGTCCGAGTTGGCCTAACCATGGTCCGAAACTGGGATTAGGTCAACCAATCGATAAATATTTAATGGACGAAACCATAGCACTGACCAAAGCTTATGGTAATTATGCTTCTTATTGTATGTTGGCATGTGGAAATGAGCCGAGCGGACGTTGGGTGGACTGGGTTACCAAATTTGTAGATTATTGGGAGAATACAGATCCGCGTAGAGTATATACAGGAGCATCAGTTGGTGGCGGATGGCAATGGCAACCTCGTAATCAATATCATGTGAAGGCTGGTGCTCGTGGACTTACCTGGAGGCAGAAGCGTCCGCAAACTAACGATGACTATCACATGCAGAGTCGCATTGATACAGTGAGTCAGCCGTATGTATCACATGAGACAGGGCAGTGGTGTGTATTCCCTAACTTTAACGAGATACGGAAATATACCGGAGTGAACAAAGCCAGGAATTTTGAAATATTCCGTGATATTCTGAACGATAACCAGATGGGAGAACAAGCGCATTGTTTTATGATGGCATCGGGTAAATTGCAAACGTTATGTTATAAGTATGAGATAGAAAAGACACTGCGTACTCCTGATTATGCAGGATTCCAATTGCTGGCCTTGAATGATTATTCAGGACAGGGGACGGCACTTGTAGGAGTACTTGATGTTTTCTTTGAAGAGAAAGGATATATTAATGCACAAGAATGGAGGCGGTTCTGTTCACCCACTGTACCATTGATGCGTACGGACAAGTTTGTATATACGAATGATGAGGCATTCGTTGCTGATATTGAAATTGCTCATTTCGGTGAGAAAGCCTTAAAACATGCTCCAGTGACGTATACCATAAAGGATGTGTACGGTAAAGTTTATACTCGCAATACGTTAGGGAATAAGGACATTCCTATCGGTAATCTTCACGTTTTGGGACATATCGAATTTCCTCTTGGGGAGATAAAGAAACCGACGGAATTAAATCTGGAAGTTCGTATTGAGGGTACTGAAGCTGTAAATGATTGGAACTTCTGGGTATACCCCAAAAAGGTGGAATTGGTACAGAATGATGTTTATACTACGGACACGTTAGATACTAAGGCTTTAGATATCTTGCAAAGTGGTGGAAAAGTTTTAATTCTTGCTGCCGGTAAAGTCAGTTATGGGAAAGAGGTGTCTCAGATGTTCACACCTGTTTTTTGGAATACATCTTGGTTTAAAATGCGTCCTCCGCATACTACAGGCATTCTGGTAAATCCCAAGCACCCTTTGTTCCGTGAGTTTCCAACGGAATATCATAGTAATTTGCAGTGGTGGGAACTTTTGAATCGTGCCCAAGTGATGCAGTTCACTGACTTTCCTGCCGATTTTCAACCTACAATCCAGAGCATAGACACTTGGTTTCTGAGCCGGAAGATTGGTATGTTGTTTGAAGCTAAAGTGCTCAATGGTAAATTGATAATGTCTACCATGGACCTTACTACAAATACTGACGAACGTATTGTTGCCAGACAGATGCATAAAGCGATTCTGGATTATATGAATTCTGATCATTTCCGTCCGATGTATACAATAGAGCCGGAACGGATCAGTGATTTATTTAAAAAAGTGGCAGGTGATGTGAAATCATATACAAAAGGATCTCCGGATGAATTGAAGCCGAAAATAAACTAA
- a CDS encoding family 43 glycosylhydrolase, producing the protein MAEGGSSCHHAITAHHSKSLWGPYVAAKVNLVLTHRHLGSKYPLQALGHADLVQTQKGEWYSAFLGKKC; encoded by the coding sequence ATGGCAGAGGGAGGTTCAAGTTGTCATCATGCCATAACCGCACACCATAGCAAATCATTATGGGGACCTTATGTAGCAGCTAAAGTCAATCTGGTACTCACTCACCGACACTTGGGCAGCAAGTACCCTCTGCAAGCTTTGGGCCATGCCGACCTTGTGCAAACTCAAAAAGGAGAATGGTATTCGGCTTTTCTGGGAAAAAAATGCTAA